The Mucilaginibacter yixingensis genome window below encodes:
- a CDS encoding ABC transporter ATP-binding protein, whose protein sequence is MIKVSQLSKHFGTVKAVDDISFEVREGETLALLGTSGCGKTTTLKTLNRLIEPSAGTIEIAGQNILQQQPETLRRSMGYVLQNTGLFPHYTIAENIAVVPQLQGWDKTKTDARARELMEKLHLSPDLLSAYPRQLSGGQQQRVGLARALAADPPILLMDEPFGALDNVTRTKIQAEFKQLDELTRKTIIMVTHDVQEAFDLADRICLMDKGRIVQLGAPADLLFKPANTFVKEFLAGQQMQLELRTTNINNLWELLPDVPALSAAFMPKSTTVWALMEILKNQPAISFQKNKQVKTINFEQLMSAFYQYRKGGYSHE, encoded by the coding sequence ATGATTAAAGTTAGCCAGCTGAGCAAACATTTCGGGACGGTTAAGGCGGTGGATGATATTAGTTTTGAGGTTCGCGAAGGCGAAACCCTGGCCCTGCTGGGCACCAGCGGCTGCGGCAAAACCACCACGCTTAAAACGCTGAACCGGCTGATAGAACCATCGGCAGGCACCATTGAAATTGCCGGACAAAATATACTGCAACAACAGCCCGAAACCCTGCGCCGCAGCATGGGCTACGTTTTGCAAAACACCGGGTTATTCCCGCACTATACTATTGCAGAAAACATTGCCGTTGTACCCCAACTGCAGGGCTGGGACAAAACAAAAACCGATGCCCGCGCCCGCGAGCTGATGGAGAAACTACACCTCTCCCCAGATCTGCTTTCGGCCTATCCTCGTCAACTGAGTGGCGGGCAACAACAACGCGTGGGGCTGGCCCGCGCCCTGGCTGCTGATCCACCGATTTTACTGATGGACGAACCTTTCGGCGCGCTGGACAACGTTACGCGCACCAAAATTCAGGCTGAGTTTAAACAGCTGGACGAGCTGACCCGCAAAACCATCATCATGGTAACGCACGATGTGCAGGAGGCTTTTGACCTGGCCGACCGCATTTGCCTGATGGACAAGGGCCGTATTGTACAACTGGGCGCCCCTGCCGATCTGCTTTTTAAACCAGCCAACACGTTTGTAAAAGAGTTTCTGGCCGGCCAGCAAATGCAACTGGAATTAAGGACCACCAACATCAATAACCTATGGGAGCTATTGCCAGATGTACCTGCCCTCTCCGCAGCGTTTATGCCCAAAAGCACTACAGTTTGGGCACTGATGGAGATTCTGAAAAATCAACCGGCTATCAGCTTTCAAAAAAACAAGCAGGTTAAAACCATCAACTTTGAGCAGCTCATGAGCGCGTTCTATCAGTACCGCAAAGGAGGCTATAGCCATGAATGA
- a CDS encoding ABC transporter permease/substrate-binding protein: protein MNEQQQTLWGFMSEQSDKLLSQTLEHIGLTFISLLIAVLIGLPLGILIARRQRLSGPVLGVAGILQTIPSIALLGFMIPVLGIGPKPAIAALFIYALLPIIRNTYTGILGVDAAIAEAATAMGMSKRQRLLKVELPLAMPVILAGIRTATVINVGVATLASYIAAGGLGEFIFGGISLNNTNMILAGAIPAALLAIIFDFLLSRLQKINLKKIKTATATSALLLLFASFYFIPSAYGGKLTAGFTPEFMGRQDGNLGLHSVYGLKLHTIVISDAVMYKAAYQKALDVISGYSTDGRLKAFNLIVLKDDKNIFPPYYAAPIVRDDALKHFHQLEKTLNLLSGHINDSVMTELNYRTDYLHQTPERVAKDFLAAQGLYKPSRNGHSGTVRIGSKIFGEQYILANMYSMLIKGNTDYDVSVKSGLGGTLICFNAINNNQIDFYPEYTGTGLLAILQPDAKTVTRLTTNKDSTYNFVKTEFEKRYHISWLKPIGFNNSYALMMRQKQSDDLRVKTITELKNYLDRK from the coding sequence ATGAATGAGCAGCAACAAACCCTGTGGGGCTTTATGAGCGAGCAAAGCGATAAGCTGCTCAGCCAAACGCTGGAACATATCGGCCTCACGTTTATCTCACTCCTCATCGCCGTGCTGATTGGCTTGCCTCTGGGTATTTTAATTGCGCGCAGGCAGCGTCTGTCGGGCCCGGTGCTGGGCGTGGCGGGCATCTTGCAAACCATCCCCAGTATTGCCCTGCTGGGCTTTATGATCCCGGTGCTGGGTATCGGCCCAAAACCTGCCATTGCGGCGTTGTTTATTTATGCGCTGCTACCCATCATCCGCAATACCTATACGGGCATTTTAGGGGTCGATGCAGCTATTGCAGAGGCCGCCACGGCCATGGGCATGAGTAAGCGCCAAAGACTATTAAAAGTAGAGTTACCGCTGGCTATGCCGGTCATATTAGCCGGCATCCGTACCGCCACGGTTATTAACGTGGGCGTTGCTACGCTGGCCTCCTACATTGCCGCCGGTGGTTTAGGCGAGTTTATCTTCGGAGGCATCTCGCTCAACAACACCAATATGATTCTGGCAGGAGCCATTCCGGCCGCGCTACTGGCTATTATTTTTGATTTCCTGCTATCGCGACTGCAAAAGATCAACCTGAAGAAAATTAAAACCGCTACTGCCACCTCCGCCTTGCTACTGCTTTTTGCATCGTTCTACTTCATCCCCTCTGCCTATGGCGGCAAACTTACCGCCGGTTTTACACCGGAGTTTATGGGGCGACAAGACGGCAACTTAGGCCTTCATTCGGTTTATGGACTAAAACTCCACACCATTGTCATCAGCGATGCCGTGATGTACAAAGCGGCCTATCAAAAGGCGCTGGATGTAATTAGCGGGTACTCTACCGACGGTCGCCTGAAGGCTTTTAATCTTATCGTGTTGAAAGATGATAAAAACATTTTTCCACCATACTATGCTGCGCCCATTGTGCGCGATGATGCATTGAAACATTTTCATCAATTAGAAAAAACACTCAATCTACTATCGGGCCACATCAATGATTCGGTAATGACCGAATTAAATTACCGTACCGATTACCTGCACCAAACACCCGAACGTGTGGCTAAAGATTTCCTGGCAGCACAGGGACTTTACAAACCTTCGCGCAACGGACATAGCGGCACGGTACGCATCGGCTCCAAAATTTTTGGCGAGCAATACATCCTGGCCAATATGTACAGCATGCTGATTAAGGGCAATACCGATTATGACGTATCGGTAAAAAGCGGATTGGGCGGCACGCTCATTTGCTTCAATGCCATCAATAACAACCAGATTGATTTTTACCCTGAATATACCGGCACCGGCTTGCTGGCCATTCTGCAGCCGGATGCGAAAACTGTCACTCGGCTGACAACAAATAAAGATTCGACTTATAACTTCGTGAAAACCGAGTTTGAAAAACGCTATCACATCAGTTGGTTAAAACCCATTGGGTTCAATAATTCGTATGCATTAATGATGCGCCAAAAACAGAGCGATGATTTGCGTGTTAAAACAATTACAGAACTAAAGAACTACCTGGATAGGAAATAA
- the egtB gene encoding ergothioneine biosynthesis protein EgtB, with protein sequence MDLIDCYRAVRRHTESICSHLQTEDYVVQPVADVSPPKWHLGHTTWFFETFILKPYLMGYQEYDADYNFVFNSYYESVGARVIRTDRGNLSRPSVQDIYRYREHVDKAMESFLCAEPSAEVKELLILGFNHEQQHQELLYTDIKYILGNNPLFPAYDRQYLSPKADHIDGAWIKTNEGIYEVGHQGEGFCFDNELNRHKVYLNAFEISPNLVTNAEYLEFVNAGGYQDFRHWHMEGWAWVNDQKVEAPMYWYQIDGEWHHYTYHGLEPVRPHEPVCHISYYEAYAYAQWRGLRLPTEFEWEVAATQFKWGKAWEWTESAYLPYPGFVKAPGAIGEYNGKFMVNQKVLRGASEVTPPGHERITYRNFFHPHLRWQFTGIRLAK encoded by the coding sequence ATGGACCTGATTGACTGTTACAGGGCGGTGCGCCGTCATACTGAAAGCATTTGCAGTCACCTGCAAACCGAGGACTACGTTGTGCAGCCCGTGGCAGATGTGAGCCCACCTAAATGGCATCTGGGCCATACCACCTGGTTTTTTGAGACCTTTATTTTGAAGCCATACCTGATGGGCTACCAGGAGTATGATGCTGATTATAACTTCGTTTTCAACAGTTATTATGAATCGGTCGGCGCGCGGGTAATCCGCACAGATCGAGGAAATCTGAGCCGACCCTCTGTACAAGACATTTACCGCTATCGCGAGCATGTAGATAAAGCCATGGAAAGCTTCCTTTGCGCAGAGCCATCTGCCGAAGTAAAAGAGCTACTCATCCTTGGCTTTAACCATGAGCAGCAACACCAGGAGTTGTTGTATACCGATATCAAATATATCCTGGGCAACAACCCGCTGTTTCCTGCTTATGATAGACAATATCTATCACCAAAGGCAGATCATATAGACGGTGCGTGGATCAAGACCAACGAAGGCATTTATGAAGTAGGCCATCAGGGCGAAGGCTTTTGTTTTGACAACGAATTGAACCGCCACAAGGTGTATCTGAACGCTTTTGAGATCAGTCCGAACCTGGTTACCAATGCCGAGTATCTGGAGTTTGTCAACGCAGGCGGCTACCAGGATTTCCGTCACTGGCACATGGAAGGCTGGGCCTGGGTAAATGACCAGAAGGTTGAAGCCCCCATGTACTGGTACCAGATTGATGGCGAGTGGCACCACTACACCTATCACGGCCTGGAACCCGTACGCCCGCATGAGCCGGTTTGCCATATCAGCTATTACGAGGCTTACGCCTATGCCCAATGGCGCGGCCTGCGCCTGCCTACCGAGTTTGAGTGGGAAGTGGCAGCAACGCAATTTAAATGGGGCAAGGCCTGGGAGTGGACCGAAAGCGCGTACCTGCCCTACCCCGGTTTTGTAAAAGCGCCCGGCGCCATTGGCGAGTATAACGGCAAATTTATGGTGAACCAAAAAGTGCTGCGCGGCGCATCAGAAGTTACACCGCCGGGACACGAACGCATCACCTACCGCAACTTTTTCCACCCGCATTTGCGATGGCAGTTTACGGGAATCAGACTAGCCAAATAA
- a CDS encoding L-histidine N(alpha)-methyltransferase, whose product MRTRRVEHTDRTQFFDDTVNGLQSVPKHLDSKYFYDAEGDKLFQQIMDCDEYYLTNCEMEIFTQQTETLANVVMDGSAFDLIELGAGDATKSSHLLRELLRQQAEFTYMPIDISSHIISHLNATLPLSLPGLKIKGLNGEYFHMLSKAAKISNRRKVVLFMGANIGNMPPASALHFCQEMRKHLSPGDMVVIGFDLKKNPETVLAAYNDKSGITKRFNLNLLTRINRELGADFNLNCFKHYATYDPESGACKSYLISLKEQTVRIPDGPTISFDENEYISMEISQKYTLAQAADFATQSGFEPLLNFTDSKEWFIDAVWVAE is encoded by the coding sequence ATGAGAACCCGCAGAGTTGAACATACCGACAGAACGCAGTTTTTTGACGACACCGTCAATGGCTTGCAGTCTGTGCCCAAGCATCTCGACTCTAAATATTTTTATGATGCAGAGGGCGACAAGCTCTTTCAGCAGATTATGGATTGTGACGAGTATTACCTCACCAACTGCGAAATGGAGATCTTTACCCAGCAAACAGAAACGCTGGCCAATGTGGTGATGGATGGCAGCGCGTTCGATCTGATTGAATTGGGCGCCGGCGATGCCACCAAAAGCAGTCACCTGCTGCGTGAGTTACTGCGCCAGCAGGCAGAGTTTACCTACATGCCCATAGATATCTCGAGTCATATCATTTCTCATTTGAACGCCACGCTGCCGCTCTCGTTGCCTGGTCTGAAAATAAAAGGACTGAATGGCGAGTATTTCCACATGCTCAGTAAGGCGGCTAAAATATCAAACCGCCGCAAGGTGGTGCTGTTTATGGGTGCCAACATAGGCAATATGCCTCCCGCAAGTGCGCTGCACTTTTGCCAGGAAATGCGCAAACACCTCTCGCCCGGAGACATGGTGGTGATTGGCTTCGACCTGAAAAAAAATCCGGAAACAGTCTTGGCTGCTTATAATGATAAAAGTGGCATCACCAAACGTTTCAACCTCAACCTGCTTACCCGCATTAACCGCGAACTAGGTGCCGATTTCAATCTGAATTGCTTTAAACACTACGCCACTTACGATCCGGAAAGCGGCGCCTGTAAAAGCTACCTCATCAGCCTGAAAGAACAAACCGTGCGCATTCCCGATGGACCAACCATCAGCTTTGACGAGAACGAGTATATCTCCATGGAAATCTCTCAGAAATACACACTGGCACAAGCGGCAGATTTTGCCACCCAGTCTGGCTTTGAGCCGTTATTGAATTTTACCGATAGCAAAGAGTGGTTTATTGACGCGGTTTGGGTAGCGGAGTGA
- a CDS encoding RNA polymerase sigma factor: protein MNISGKRLEKLVKGCIDNDRKAQEELYKLFYADMLRVCLNYLPDDGLAREAFNAGFLKVFQSIRSFDIRKGELGGWIRKIMIYTAIDLFRQELKFERIDDQPLDTDDFFIPPEALERLQFADILTQVRTLPYATQTVFNLSVIDGFSHKEISEQLNISEGTSRWHLAEAKSKLRVLLQKADQNAGKPKERSEK from the coding sequence ATGAACATTTCCGGAAAGCGCCTCGAGAAGCTGGTAAAAGGATGTATCGACAACGATCGCAAAGCACAGGAAGAGCTGTACAAACTCTTCTATGCCGATATGCTGCGCGTATGTTTGAACTACCTGCCCGATGATGGCCTGGCCCGTGAGGCCTTCAATGCCGGTTTTTTGAAGGTGTTTCAATCTATCCGCAGCTTTGATATCCGGAAAGGTGAACTGGGCGGCTGGATCCGCAAGATTATGATCTATACAGCCATAGACCTGTTTAGACAGGAGCTGAAGTTTGAACGGATAGACGACCAGCCGCTGGATACCGACGATTTTTTTATCCCTCCTGAAGCATTAGAACGGTTGCAATTTGCAGATATACTGACGCAGGTCCGTACGCTGCCCTATGCCACGCAAACCGTTTTTAACCTATCTGTAATTGACGGGTTTAGTCATAAAGAGATTAGCGAACAACTTAATATTAGCGAAGGAACATCAAGGTGGCACTTAGCCGAAGCAAAAAGTAAACTACGGGTGCTGCTCCAAAAAGCAGATCAAAACGCCGGTAAGCCAAAAGAAAGGAGTGAGAAATGA
- a CDS encoding class I SAM-dependent methyltransferase, which translates to MQALIEACLNGSCIYGDDFTPQQIQHWYDAEREAYADLGSKDASTYRYTYHALNCMYGYRYLGGQRFKNVLGLGAAWGHEFHPIIDRIDSLYIIEPSGNLRSAQIGTLKPVYSAPAVSGKIDYPDGYFDLVTCFGTLHHIPNVSFVLAELCRVTKPGGFILLREPVVSMGDWRQPRAGLTPNERGIPLSLFRNMISDLNLKVLNEGLCFTMTAFVQRAWGRVFKLPIYTFKVYLQADRLLSKLSAWNLQYHATRRLKRIAPHSVYYVLRK; encoded by the coding sequence ATGCAGGCCCTGATAGAAGCCTGCCTAAACGGTAGCTGCATTTATGGCGACGATTTTACGCCTCAGCAAATACAACATTGGTACGATGCCGAGCGCGAGGCTTATGCTGATCTGGGCAGTAAAGACGCCTCCACATACCGTTACACCTACCACGCACTCAATTGCATGTATGGCTATCGGTACCTGGGTGGCCAACGGTTTAAAAATGTGCTGGGTTTGGGCGCAGCCTGGGGGCACGAGTTCCATCCGATTATTGACCGCATTGATAGCCTGTATATCATCGAACCATCTGGAAATTTGCGGTCGGCACAAATTGGCACATTAAAGCCGGTGTACAGTGCCCCGGCTGTTTCAGGCAAAATAGATTATCCCGATGGTTATTTTGATCTGGTTACCTGCTTTGGTACGCTGCACCACATCCCCAATGTGTCTTTTGTATTGGCAGAGCTTTGCAGGGTAACTAAACCAGGCGGCTTTATACTGCTGCGCGAGCCGGTGGTTTCTATGGGCGATTGGCGGCAGCCGCGAGCCGGACTAACCCCGAACGAGCGTGGTATTCCCTTGTCGCTTTTTCGTAATATGATTAGTGATTTGAACCTGAAAGTGCTCAACGAAGGCCTGTGCTTTACCATGACAGCCTTTGTGCAACGTGCCTGGGGTAGGGTATTTAAATTGCCCATTTATACGTTTAAGGTTTATTTACAGGCTGATCGTTTGCTGTCTAAACTATCGGCCTGGAATTTACAGTATCATGCCACCCGCCGCTTAAAGCGCATTGCGCCGCATAGTGTGTATTATGTTTTAAGAAAATGA
- a CDS encoding dipeptide epimerase — translation MKLTYRPYQLELKHRFTISGFSRTSTPLMFIELEHEGQTGYGEASMVPYMGESHASAEAFLKQVNVAQLEFPFDYAAITQYLDNIAPGNPAIKAAIDIALHDLDGKLQNKPCWQLIGANPLLMPVTSITIGIDTPEVLRQKVQEADACKVIKVKLGSANDQELINTVRSMTNKPLYADANQGWTDRQQALDLTHWLHGQGVELIEQPFKRDDRDSNAWLSARSPIPILGDEAVQRLGDVDKAAGIYNGINVKLMKSAGMHEALLMIQKARALDMKILIGCMSETSCATLAAAALAPLCDWADLDGPFLTANNPFQDPEFKDGKWILSDAAGLGLITR, via the coding sequence ATGAAACTGACGTATCGCCCATATCAGCTGGAGTTGAAGCACCGCTTCACCATATCGGGGTTCTCGCGCACCTCTACCCCACTTATGTTTATTGAACTGGAGCATGAAGGGCAGACAGGCTATGGCGAGGCCAGCATGGTGCCCTACATGGGCGAAAGCCACGCCAGCGCCGAAGCATTCCTAAAACAAGTGAATGTTGCTCAACTGGAGTTTCCGTTTGATTATGCGGCTATTACCCAATACCTTGATAACATTGCCCCCGGCAATCCTGCTATTAAGGCGGCTATAGATATTGCCCTGCATGATCTGGATGGCAAGCTGCAAAACAAGCCCTGCTGGCAGTTAATCGGGGCAAACCCATTGCTGATGCCTGTCACCAGTATCACCATTGGCATTGACACGCCAGAAGTACTGCGCCAAAAAGTACAGGAAGCCGATGCCTGCAAAGTGATCAAAGTAAAACTAGGCAGCGCCAACGATCAGGAATTGATCAACACCGTACGCAGCATGACCAACAAACCGCTGTATGCCGATGCTAACCAAGGCTGGACAGACCGGCAACAGGCGCTTGATCTTACCCACTGGCTGCACGGGCAAGGCGTTGAACTGATAGAACAGCCTTTTAAACGTGATGACCGCGACAGTAACGCCTGGCTCTCTGCCCGCAGCCCTATCCCCATTCTGGGTGATGAGGCCGTACAACGCCTGGGCGATGTTGATAAAGCCGCCGGGATCTACAACGGCATTAACGTAAAACTGATGAAATCTGCCGGGATGCACGAGGCCTTGCTGATGATACAAAAAGCCCGCGCCCTGGACATGAAAATACTGATTGGCTGCATGAGCGAAACCAGCTGTGCCACCCTGGCCGCCGCCGCCCTGGCCCCCTTATGTGATTGGGCCGATCTGGACGGACCATTTCTTACTGCCAACAACCCGTTTCAAGACCCGGAATTTAAAGATGGAAAATGGATATTGAGTGATGCTGCCGGGTTGGGCTTAATTACCCGTTAA
- a CDS encoding methyltransferase domain-containing protein has product MTSLNDSGALFAYHRAMIEKHGNKGTGALGWREPEHQLLRFKELAAIADLNGCTVIDAGCGHADLLPFLLEKYPQMKHYYGIEMMPELLDKATERYGDLPNTTFFSANFMTRALPEAHYILVCGSLNYSSGNPGYIFEAIEKLYKSAGRGLAFNLLRSVSAEGVLRAYNPAVIARFCRTLSKNVVLKDDYADEDFTVLMRR; this is encoded by the coding sequence ATGACTTCCCTCAACGATAGCGGTGCCCTTTTTGCTTATCACCGGGCCATGATTGAAAAACACGGCAATAAAGGCACCGGTGCACTTGGCTGGCGCGAGCCTGAACATCAATTGCTGCGCTTTAAAGAGCTGGCCGCGATTGCCGACCTGAACGGCTGCACGGTGATAGATGCAGGTTGCGGCCATGCAGATCTGTTGCCGTTTCTGCTGGAAAAATACCCCCAAATGAAGCATTATTACGGTATTGAGATGATGCCCGAGTTGCTGGATAAAGCTACCGAGCGCTACGGCGATTTGCCCAATACCACTTTTTTTTCGGCCAACTTTATGACGCGGGCCTTGCCTGAAGCCCATTATATTCTGGTATGTGGCTCGCTCAACTACAGCAGCGGAAATCCCGGTTATATTTTTGAGGCGATAGAGAAACTGTACAAGTCGGCCGGTCGTGGACTGGCATTTAACCTGCTGCGCAGTGTATCGGCCGAGGGCGTTTTGCGTGCCTATAACCCAGCTGTTATTGCGCGGTTTTGCCGCACGTTAAGCAAAAACGTTGTTTTAAAAGATGACTATGCCGACGAAGATTTTACTGTGCTGATGCGCCGGTAA
- a CDS encoding YfcC family protein has translation MAKRKIPSPITILVIIIILAAICTWVLPSGEYNKLSYADNAFSMTTPKGAKILPFTQHTLDSLHIRIPLQKFKNDIRKPVAVPGTYHHLPANHQGLVSVAQSPVKGIYDTIDIVLFVLFIGGFMQVFQLTGAMEQGIRSLSHTMKGREAWLLVILGFLFSCGGASYGMAEEGVMFYPVLVPLFLAAGYDLLVPVAVIYGGTSIGNIASFSNPFATIIASNAAGISWTDGITARIALFVILSTVLIIYIVRYAQKVKKDPAASLVYQLQGKVESLYPMIDVDEAGSLTIKQRLLLGLFALTFGVMIYGVIFAGWWLAEMSALFMVSAVLVAIIWRIKEGVFIKEFIKGAEGMLSVCFIIGVARAVTLVLNDGQISDTILYYAAGAVGHMSPVVFIVVMFVMFNVFTLFIPSSSGMAVLTMPIFGSLAVIVGVPSREIVNAYLYGMGVMSFITPTGLMLPSLAMANVNVKVWLRFVWPLMLIISVICLVFLIGGVAMG, from the coding sequence ATGGCTAAACGCAAAATACCATCGCCTATCACTATTCTGGTTATCATTATTATCCTGGCGGCCATTTGCACCTGGGTACTACCGTCAGGCGAGTATAATAAACTCAGTTATGCCGATAATGCGTTTAGCATGACCACCCCAAAGGGTGCCAAAATCTTGCCGTTTACTCAGCATACGTTGGATAGCCTGCATATCCGCATCCCGCTGCAAAAGTTTAAGAACGATATCCGTAAGCCCGTGGCTGTGCCTGGTACTTACCACCATTTGCCGGCCAATCATCAGGGGCTGGTGAGTGTGGCGCAATCGCCGGTGAAGGGCATTTATGATACCATTGATATTGTGCTGTTTGTGCTGTTCATTGGTGGCTTTATGCAGGTGTTTCAGCTCACGGGGGCAATGGAGCAGGGCATCCGCAGCCTGTCGCATACCATGAAAGGGCGAGAAGCCTGGTTGCTGGTTATTCTAGGATTTCTATTCTCCTGCGGAGGCGCATCTTATGGCATGGCCGAGGAAGGCGTGATGTTCTACCCGGTGCTGGTGCCGCTGTTCCTGGCCGCAGGGTATGATCTGCTGGTGCCCGTGGCGGTGATTTATGGCGGTACGAGTATCGGTAATATCGCGTCGTTCTCCAATCCGTTCGCAACCATCATCGCATCAAATGCAGCCGGAATCAGTTGGACAGATGGTATTACTGCCCGTATTGCATTGTTCGTTATCCTGTCCACTGTATTGATCATCTATATTGTTCGCTACGCACAGAAAGTAAAAAAAGATCCAGCCGCTTCGCTGGTTTACCAGTTGCAGGGCAAGGTAGAATCTTTATACCCCATGATTGATGTAGACGAGGCTGGGAGCTTGACTATTAAGCAACGCTTGTTGCTTGGCTTGTTCGCCCTCACATTCGGCGTGATGATCTACGGGGTGATTTTTGCCGGTTGGTGGCTGGCCGAGATGTCGGCCCTGTTCATGGTCTCGGCCGTTTTAGTGGCGATCATCTGGCGTATTAAAGAAGGTGTTTTTATAAAAGAATTTATCAAGGGTGCTGAGGGGATGCTGTCGGTTTGCTTTATCATCGGTGTGGCGCGTGCCGTCACATTGGTTTTGAACGATGGACAGATTAGCGATACCATACTTTACTACGCCGCCGGAGCGGTGGGCCATATGTCGCCGGTGGTGTTTATTGTGGTGATGTTTGTGATGTTCAACGTGTTTACGCTGTTCATTCCGTCGTCATCGGGTATGGCGGTTTTGACCATGCCGATCTTTGGTTCGCTGGCGGTAATTGTGGGCGTGCCCTCGCGCGAGATTGTGAATGCCTACCTCTACGGCATGGGGGTGATGAGTTTTATTACGCCAACCGGCCTGATGCTGCCCAGTCTGGCAATGGCCAACGTTAACGTAAAGGTGTGGTTGCGTTTTGTGTGGCCACTGATGTTAATTATCTCGGTAATCTGCCTGGTGTTTTTGATAGGCGGGGTAGCGATGGGGTAA
- the fabF gene encoding beta-ketoacyl-ACP synthase II: MKRVVITGMGVVAPNGNNIIDFWDNVVNGRSAAAPIVRFNAEHFKTRFASQISNFDPTLHLERNDIKRGDLYTQYALVAAGQAIADSGFDLSSMSPFDVGVIFGSAQGGMETFEQQLREYDATDHAPHFNPFFIPKTLINMASGLISIKYGFMGVNFTTVTACASSNTAIMEALNYIRFGKAKVIITGGSDAPVTEASIGGYNALKALSTRNDDPTAASRPFDVDRDGFVMGEGAGVLVLEEYEHARARGAKIYAEVAGAAMTSDAYHITATHPEGLGAIHAMKSALHDAGLNKEDIGFLNAHATSTPVGDLSEAKGIHAVYGDSKHLFVSASKSITGHLLGAAGAIEAIIAVKTITDGVIPPTINTHTIDPNIPAGLQIVTGDALEHPVNAAMSNTFGFGGHNGVVVLKKI; encoded by the coding sequence ATGAAAAGAGTTGTTATTACAGGTATGGGCGTGGTTGCGCCAAACGGAAACAATATCATCGACTTCTGGGACAACGTGGTAAACGGTCGCAGTGCAGCGGCGCCTATCGTTCGTTTCAATGCCGAGCATTTTAAAACCCGTTTTGCATCGCAGATCAGCAATTTTGATCCTACCCTGCACCTGGAACGTAATGATATTAAGCGCGGCGACTTGTATACCCAGTATGCGCTGGTAGCCGCCGGCCAGGCCATTGCCGATTCTGGTTTTGACCTGAGCAGCATGTCGCCTTTTGATGTGGGTGTTATCTTCGGCTCGGCACAAGGTGGCATGGAAACCTTTGAGCAGCAACTGCGGGAGTATGATGCTACAGACCATGCGCCGCACTTCAATCCGTTTTTTATCCCCAAAACGCTCATTAACATGGCGTCGGGTCTTATCTCCATAAAATATGGTTTTATGGGCGTTAACTTTACTACGGTTACCGCCTGCGCCAGCTCTAACACAGCTATTATGGAGGCCTTGAACTATATCCGCTTCGGCAAAGCCAAGGTGATTATAACAGGCGGTTCTGATGCACCGGTAACCGAAGCCTCTATTGGTGGCTACAATGCACTGAAAGCTCTTTCTACCCGCAACGATGACCCAACAGCGGCTTCGCGTCCGTTTGATGTAGATCGCGATGGTTTTGTGATGGGCGAAGGTGCCGGTGTTTTGGTGTTAGAAGAGTACGAACACGCCCGTGCACGCGGCGCAAAAATTTATGCCGAGGTAGCTGGCGCCGCCATGACATCTGATGCTTACCACATTACCGCTACACACCCTGAAGGTTTGGGCGCTATCCACGCTATGAAATCAGCCCTGCATGATGCCGGCTTGAATAAAGAAGATATTGGCTTCCTTAATGCGCACGCTACCTCAACCCCTGTGGGCGATTTGAGCGAAGCTAAAGGCATCCACGCAGTATATGGCGATAGCAAGCACTTGTTTGTAAGTGCCAGCAAATCAATTACTGGGCACCTGTTAGGCGCCGCCGGTGCTATTGAAGCCATTATTGCGGTTAAAACCATTACCGATGGCGTGATTCCGCCTACCATCAACACCCATACCATCGACCCGAATATCCCCGCCGGCTTACAAATTGTTACCGGCGATGCACTGGAGCATCCGGTTAATGCAGCCATGAGCAACACGTTTGGCTTTGGCGGACACAATGGAGTTGTGGTACTGAAGAAGATTTAA